In the genome of Rhodamnia argentea isolate NSW1041297 chromosome 3, ASM2092103v1, whole genome shotgun sequence, one region contains:
- the LOC115754375 gene encoding disease resistance protein RPV1-like encodes MKRKREGREAETAAPASSSHDDGLGRGYEVFLSFRGPDTRLTIADCLYNDMIRVGIRAFKDNEELRFGKEIRGGLLQAINESRIYIPIFSKDYASSKWCLRELAHIVELSRGNDQKVILPIFYDVDVDDVKLKTNLYREALRKHKSESGKGLAKKWKKALREVARIRGRNLKDHGLHKLTKLMVEEVFSLLRTRPPDVPNHLVGIKDRMDEIMKRLDLGAVDVRYIVIHGMGGIGKTTLAEAIFRKISPEFQDGCCFLKDVRTQNIIDLQMKLLSDVLNHSCPNISFVDDGANMIKMKLHRGKVLIVLDDVDNRYQIMRLAGEPDWFGGGSRIIVTTRNVESLVKKGEDDNDPASDDGHFSFYPMPEMNRVDALQLFCERALGRAKPPPDYLDITDKLIDALGGLPLALDVVGSGLRGDNPSTWEKVLHKLKKVMNLEVKNKLMISYEALEPNQQQIYLDIACLFINQEKTTAIKYWDAVYEYASEIDVKMLTYKSLIKIDHNKLCMHDQLRDLGRDIVQLESRKTHLMDSRLWRPRDAFRAVRRKRGNENVVALNLGTPEPHAAHIFKHEEFETMVNLTFLQLDHGNFEGDFKNIFSELRWLSWSNCPFEFQATNFGLENLAVLKLSRSNITEDWGGWRQIMVSEQLKVLQLMDCPSLTKTPEFSAILGLERLILRCSQLREIDESIGNLQHLDYLEIECEAIESIPESIGGLKSLTELRIDSRRLSVLPYSIGNLVKLKHLILQCKQLGELPDSIGQLKSLLKLDVFNTRIRELPNSIGNLERLRIFVLPCDSLEKLPDSIGRLQSLVELDLRHSIIRKLPDCIGNLKKLKLLCLTFSRIRELPKTIGMLENLVELRAPFALEREIPSEIGALSSLKILDLSGGKFSGLPGTINQLTNLDTLSLWECRSIQQLPELPKSLTSLSISSNSLTTIPDFSNLTNLVHLHIDGTPVQEPNNIDWLVRLQALRSLTLRVGNITLPPTDFSSLSQIQFLHVRYAYFRPLTRLPSSLRTLTLEDVQSAIDWSLFSNLKNLSSLSIGGYWLREVSLGKQRQFNELRMLDRPLLKTLTVLPCLKEIQRLTMQRLPQLAEIQDLGELKSLQVLRIKDCNSIKSLDLSNLRNLKRLKLFSCESLERVLGVPESCKLVVLHCPRFNKDG; translated from the exons ATgaagagaaagagggagggaaGAGAGGCGGAAACGGCAGCCCCGGCGAGCAGTAGCCATGATGATGGATTGGGGAGGGGCTACGAGGTGTTCCTGAGCTTCCGAGGGCCTGATACCCGCTTAACCATCGCTGATTGTCTCTACAATGACATGATCCGCGTGGGAATCCGTGCTTTCAAAGACAACGAGGAGCTCCGATTTGGCAAAGAGATCAGAGGCGGCCTCTTGCAAGCGATCAATGAGTCCAGGATTTACATCCCGATTTTCTCTAAAGACTACGCTTCAAGCAAGTGGTGCCTCCGTGAGCTGGCACACATAGTGGAGTTGTCGAGAGGTAATGACCAAAAAGTGATCCTCCCTATCTTCTACGACGTGGACGTAGATGACGTCAAGCTTAAGACTAACTTATATCGAGAAGCCCTCCGGAAGCACAAGAGCGAGTCCGGGAAGGGTTTAGCAAAGAAGTGGAAGAAGGCTTTGAGAGAGGTTGCCAGAATTAGAGGAAGGAACCTAAAAGATCACGG CCTGCATAAACTTACGAAGCTCATGGTGGAAGAGGTTTTTAGTTTGTTACGGACAAGACCCCCGGACGTGCCTAATCATTTGGTGGGAATCAAGGATCGGATGGATGAGATTATGAAGCGGTTAGATCTAGGAGCTGTTGATGTACGGTATATCGTGATTCATGGTATGGGTGGCATCGGAAAGACGACACTGGCCGAGGCTATCTTCAGGAAAATCTCCCCTGAATTTCAGGATGGTTGCTGCTTTCTTAAAGATGTTcggactcaaaatataatagatttgcAAATGAAATTGTTGTCCGATGTTCTCAACCACAGTTGCCCAAACATCTCCTTCGTTGATGACGGGGCTAATATGATCAAGATGAAGTTACATAGGGGGAAAGTTTTGATTGTTCTTGATGACGTCGACAACCGGTACCAAATCATGAGACTTGCTGGCGAGCCTGACTGGTTTGGTGGGGGTAGTAGAATCATCGTGACAACAAGGAATGTTGAATCCTTGGTAAAGAAAGGCGAAGATGACAATGACCCAGCCTCAGATGATGGACATTTTTCATTCTACCCTATGCCGGAGATGAATCGGGTTGatgctcttcaacttttttgtgAACGTGCCTTGGGACGTGCCAAGCCTCCACCTGATTACTTGGACATTACCGATAAGCTAATCGATGCACTTGGAGGACTTCCGTTGGCTCTTGATGTGGTAGGTTCCGGACTCCGTGGAGACAACCCAAGTACATGGGAAAAAGTTTTACACAAGTTAAAGAAGGTGATGAATCTAGAAGTCAAGAACAAGTTGATGATAAGTTACGAAGCATTGGAGCCCAATCAAcaacaaatttatcttgatATAGCATGTCTCTTCATTAATCAAGAGAAAACAACAGCAATTAAATATTGGGACGCGGTTTATGAGTATGCTTCCGAAATCGATGTCAAGATGCTCACATATAAGTCTCTGATAAAGATCGACCATAATAAATTATGCATGCACGACCAACTTAGAGATCTTGGAAGGGATATCGTCCAACTAGAAAGCCGCAAAACCCATCTAATGGATAGCAGATTGTGGCGTCCCAGGGATGCCTTCCGTGCAGTGCGAAGAAAAAGG GGAAATGAAAACGTAGTAGCACTCAATCTTGGCACACCTGAACCTCATGCGGCGCACATATTTAAACACGAGGAATTTGAGACGATGGTCAACCTTACGTTCCTTCAATTGGACCATGGAAACTTCGAAGGagactttaaaaatattttctcagagTTAAGATGGCTCTCTTGGAGCAATTGCCCTTTCGAATTTCAAGCTACAAACTTTGGGTTGGAGAACCTAGCGGTTCTCAAGCTTTCAAGGAGTAACATTACTGAAGACTGGGGAGGATGGCGTCAAATCATG GTATCAGAACAGTTGAAAGTCCTACAACTCATGGATTGTCCATCCCTTACAAAGACACCCGAGTTCTCCGCAATCTTGGGActggagagattgattcttaGATGCTCTCAGCTAAGAGAGATTGATGAGTCCATCGGCAATCTACAACATCTTGATTACCTAGAAATAGAGTGTGAAGCTATTGAGTCAATACCAGAGTCCATCGGCGGTCTAAAATCTTTGACGGAGCTGAGAATAGATTCTCGGAGACTCTCAGTGTTGCCTTACTCGATTGGTAATTTGGTGAAGCTGAAGCATCTAATCTTGCAATGCAAACAACTTGGAGAGCTTCCCGACTCTATTGGACAATTGAAGTCACTACTTAAACTGGATGTCTTTAATACGAGAATTAGAGAATTACCCAATTCCATTGGAAACCTAGAAAGGTTGAGAATTTTTGTGCTTCCATGTGACAGTTTAGAAAAGCTACCAGACTCGATTGGGAGGCTCCAATCATTGGTCGAGTTGGATTTGAGGCATTCAATAATCAGGAAATTACCCGATTGTATTGGAAATCTGAAAAAGTTGAAGTTACTATGTCTGACTTTTAGCCGCATAAGAGAACTTCCGAAAACCATAGGAATGTTGGAAAATCTGGTAGAGTTGCGGGCTCCGTTTGCTCTGGAGAGGGAAATTCCAAGTGAGATTGGGGCACTATCCTCGTTGAAAATTCTAGACTTATCGGGTGGCAAATTTAGTGGATTGCCGGGAACCATCAATCAACTTACAAATCTAGACACACTTTCTTTATGGGAGTGTCGTTCAATTCAACAGCTGCCAGAACTTCCTAAGAGTCTTACGTCGTTGTCCATTTCATCAAACTCGCTGACCACAATCCCCGACTTCTCAAACCTAACCAATTTGGTTCATCTCCATATAGATGGAACACCAGTTCAAGAACCCAACAACATAGATTGGCTTGTGAGACTACAAGCTCTGAGGTCTTTGACCCTGCGCGTTGGAAATATCACCTTGCCTCCAACCGATTTCAGTTCCCTCTCTCAGATACAATTCCTCCACGTACGTTATGCTTACTTTCGACCTCTTACTAGGCTTCCATCCAGCCTTCGAACTTTGACGTTAGAAGATGTCCAGTCAGCGATAGATTGGTCACTCTTTTCCAACTTGAAGAATTTGTCATCGCTGTCTATTGGTGGATATTGGCTCAGAGAGGTGTCGCTTGGAAAGCAACGGCAATTCAACGAATTGAGGATGCTCGATCGTCCATTGCTCAAGACGCTGACCGTTCTGCCTTGTCTGAAGGAGATCCAGCGTTTGACCATGCAACGATTGCCTCAGCTGGCTGAGATTCAGGATTTGGGAGAACTGAAATCATTGCAGGTGTTGCGTATCAAGGACTGCAATTCCATCAAAAGCTTAGATCTGTCTAATTTAAGAAATCTGAAACGATTGAAACTCTTCAGTTGTGAATCACTGGAGCGCGTGTTGGGTGTGCCAGAATCTTGTAAACTCGTGGTATTGCACTGCCCGAGGTTCAACAAAGATGGATAA